From the Armatimonadota bacterium genome, the window GAACGGCTCAACGCGTCGAAGAAGGCTCTGGAAGCCGCACGGGTCAACTATCAGGCAGCGTTGGAGAGCCGTAAAGAGGGCGTTAGCAGCCTGATAGAAGTGATTAACGCGCAGGTGGCTCTGGTCAACGCGGAGACCAATTACGTTCAGGCGATATACGACCTGTTGGCAGCGGACGCACGGTTGCAACGCGCTATCGGTAAAGACTATGCATTCTCCGAGGGAGGGGGACAGGGATGAAGCGAGCGATTATCATCGCCGTGATATTGATTATCATCATAACGGGTGGCTCCATCGCATGGAGCCGGCTACGCAATAACAACCAGCCCAAGCCCGAGTACCGTACAGCGAAGGTGGAACGCGGCACGGTTACCAAGTCGGTCACCGCCGAGGGAACCCTGCAACCGTTGACGGTAGTGGACGTGAAATCCAAAGCGGGCGGTATGGTGACCAAGCTGGCGGTGGACGTGGGTACGGAAGTGAAGGCAGGACAGCTGATTGCTCGCATCGACCCCACCGACACCATGACGATGTACGAGCAGGCGCGTGCGGACCTGGAGGCAGCGGAGGCACGCGAGCAACAATCTCGACTGAATCTCCAACTGCAGGCAGTGCAGAGCGAGGTCGCCGTCTTACAGGCGCAAGCCAACCTCGAATCGGCGAAGGCGCGTCTGGAGCAGGCACGTCGCCAGCTAGCGATGCAGCCGAAACTCAGCCAGTCTTCCATCCAACAGGCGGAAGCGAGCTACGAAACCGCTCTGGAGAACCTGCGCCAGCTGCAAGAGGTGACCATCCCGCAGACCCGTACCGAGGTGCAGGCGCAGTACGAGCAGGCAAAGGCGAACTACGAGAACGCCGAGAAGAACCTGGCTCGGCAGGAGGAGCTGCTGCGCAAGGGTTTCGTTTCACAGCAGGCGGTGGATACCGCACGTACGCAGCGTGATGTGGCGAAGGCGCAGTTCGACATGGCGCAGAAGCGGCTCTCTACGCTGGAGCGCGACCTTCAGGCGACGTTACGCAACGCGGAGAAGCGGCTGGAGGAGGCGAAGGCTGCGCTGGAGTCAGCCAGAACCAACGCCGAGCAGGTAGCGCTGCGCGAGGCGGACGTGAGACAAGCGGAGGCGACGGTCAAGCAGGCAGAAGCGGCACTGAAGCAGGCGGAAGCGAATGCCCTGCAGAACCGTATCCGAGAGGCAGATATCCGCTCCGCGCAGGCACAAAAGGTGCGCAGCAAAGCCAGCCTGCAGAATGCCCAGGAGCAGCTGCGCAGCACTACCATCGTTGCCCCGCGCGATGGAGTGGTCATCCAGAAGTACGTGGAAGAGGGAACCATCATCCCGCCCGGAACCAATGTCTTCTCGCAGGGAACGAGCATCGTGCAAATCGCCGACATCAGCCGTATGTTCGTGGATGTGCAGGTGGACGAGACCGACGTCGCCTTCATCCAAACGGGGCAGAAGGTGGACGTGACCCTGGACGCTTACCCCAGCGAAATCTTCGAGGGAACCGTCACGCGCATTGACCCCCGGGCGGTGGTGGAGCAGAACGTAACGGTAGTCCACGTGCGCGTGGAAATCGAAAACCCCGACGCCCGTCTGAAGCCCGGCATGAACGCTACCTGCGAATTCGTGGTGGATCGCAAGGAGAACGTGCTGATGGTGCCTGCCGAGGCGGTGAAGGAAAACGACGGCAAGTACTACGTGCAGGTGATGGAAGGCGGCGAGCCCAGGCAGCGCGACGTGGAGATCGGACTGGAGGGTAACGACACCGTCGAAATCGTCAGCGGGCTGAAGGAGGGCGAAGAGGTGGTGACGCAGGTTATCCAGCCCCAGACCCAGCAGCAAAGTAGTGGTGGTCCACCACGAGGAATGGGCATGCCTATGTTTGGCGGTCCGCCCATGCGCATGAGATAGCGCGAGGAGGTGAGCGCATGAACTTCGTGGAGAACTTCCAGATAGCCCTTCGCAGTTTGCTGGCGAACAAGCTGCGCTCCTCGCTGACGATGTTGGGCATCATCATCGGCGTGGGGGCGGTCATCGCCATGATTTCGGTGGCACAGGGCGCGCGCGAACAAACCATGCAACGCATCCAGCAGCTGGGCACGAACGTGCTGGTGGTGTTCCCCGGTCAACAGCGGATGGGGGCGGCGTTCGGCGGCTTTGGCTCCATGCAGATACTGAAACCAGACGATGTGGATGCTATCCGCCGCAGCTGCCCTTCGGTGCGCGCTGCATCGCCTGAAGTACGGCGCAATGCGCAGGTAAAGTATAAGAACCGTAACACGAACACCAACATCAGTGGAGTGTCGCCCGAGTACTCCGAGATTCGCAACTACCCGGTGCAGCAAGGGCGATTCATCACCCAGCGCGAAGTGGATAGCATGGCGCGGGTGTGCGTCATCGGGCAGACGGTGTACGAAAACTTGTTCAATGGTTCTTCATGCATCGGCAAGACCATCCGCATTCGCGGTATCGGATTCAAAGTGGTGGGCTTGCTAGCTCCCAAGGGAGCGCAGGGCTTTGGTAACCCTGACGACGTCATCTTCGTACCGTATACCACCGCGATGCGTCGCCTGTTCGGCATGGATTTCATCAATAGCATCAGCGTGCAGGCGGTCAGCGAGGAGCGCATGAACGCGGCGTACCAGGAGGTAGAAGCCCTCATGCGACGCCGGCAGCGGCTGAACCCCGGGCAGGATAATAACTTCCGCATCATGAATCAGGCAGAGTTTGTGCAGACGGCGGAGGACGTGTCGCGCACGTTCACCATGCTGCTGGCGGGTATCGCAAGCGTATCACTGCTGGTGGGCGGCATCGGTATCATGAACATCATGCTGGTTTCGGTTACCGAGCGCACGCGCGAAATCGGCATCCGCAAGGCTGTGGGCGCAAAGCGGCGCGACATCCTGTTGCAGTTCCTGATTGAAGCCATGACGCTGAGCCTGGTTGGCGGTCTGATCGGCATCGGTGCAGGGCTGGGAGCGTCTTATGTGCTGGCGAGCACCTCTGGCTGGCAGGTGCATGTTACTCTGCAGCCCATCCTGCTGGCGTTCGGCTTTTCGGCAGCAGTGGGTATCTTCTTCGGCATCTATCCGGCGCAAAAAGCGTCGGCTTTGAACCCGATAGAGGCGTTGCGTTACGAATAAGACCCATTTTCTGTAAGGGAGGGATTCGGATGATGAAGCGATTGACGGTGTGGGCAGGCGTGTTGCTGCTGGTCATGACAGCAGTAGCTGCCATCGCCCAGCCACCTCCGGGTGCGGGTGGCTTCCAGATAACGCCCGAGATGCAGCGGCAGATGGAAGCGTGGCGCAAATGGCGCGAGGCGCACAAATACACCTTCCAGCTGACCAGTACCCTACGCGCGTTAGAAGAGATCGATAAGGACCCCAGGACCAAACTGACCCCAGCGCAGGCGAAGAAGATTCTGGCGGTGCTGCAGCCCTACCGTAACAAGCCGAAGATGACGCAGGACGACGCCAAGAATGCGCTGAAGGGCATTAAGGCGGCGTTGAACGTCAACCAGCTGAACGCTATCGCGCGTATCGAGGCGGAGCGGCGCAACCGGCGCGGAGGCTTTGGCGGACCCGGTGGCGGTGGTATGGGAATGAGACCAGGGGCACCTGGCGGACCACCGGGAGGTGCTCCTGGAGCAAGACCGGGGGGCACACCTGGAGCGGGTGGCAGACCGGGGGGTAACTTCCGTATGCCCGACCCGTCCCAGATGAAGGACTTTAACCCCTTCAAGCCCGACACCAGCACCCCGTTTGGTCAGCGTGCGGCACAACGGTGGAACGAGTTCTTCAAGGGGCTACAGCAGCGGGCTTCTGGCAAATAGCGCCATTCGGGGGCGGGCAACACCCCGCCCCCAAACTCCTTCCTTATCGCGCCGATACCTGTCTCTACCGCGTTTCGGGTGCCATCCCCGCCGCCGGGTTGTAATATACGTTCTGGAAGAAAGCAGGGATATCCCTGGCGGGGGTGTCCACGGGTTGGGGTGGCATTTGCTTGCGCAGGATGTCGGCTACAAAGCCCAGCACCAGCGTCTTCTCCGCAGCAGGTGTTCCGGCAGGTACCATGCAGCGTATCCGAACAGTCTGCGCGTCGGGTTGTATGGTGAAAGCTGCTATTGCCGAAAGCCACGCCGTGCGATAAAGCGTCTCCCTGTTCATGTCTGAGGCATAGCCAAAGGTGATTATCAAGTGATTCGCCACAGGGTCGATAGATGCTACGAGCAGATTGGGATTTACCTCGTGCTGACGCAACCACTCTTTGATCTTATCCGCCAGCAGGTCATCCTCTGTGCGCAGGCGTGTCTCTGGCTTCGGCTTCATCACGGGCGGGCTGACCTCTGGCTGGGGTTCGGGGGAACCCGTAGTGATGGCTGTTCCGTCCGGTGCGGGCAAAGCGGGTGCAGTGGCTGCTTCCGCTGGCAAGCGAGAGGTCGTGATGCTCAGAGGCGCAGCACTGCCAGCGATCCGGTTCTGGAACGCCCAGGTGATGCCGACAGCGATAAGCACCGCTAATCCCAATACCGACGCGCTGAAGATACGTAGCATTCGCGCTTGCTTTTGCAGGTGTTCCACCTCTTGCGACTGGCTCTGTGCTTTCTGACGCAGTTCCAGTTCGCGCTGCACCTGCTCCAGCCGCTGGCGGTCTACCACACTGTCCGGTGCGAGATCCAGCGCCAGCTTGTACCATTGCGCCGCTTCCTCCAGATTGCCCTGGTCGCGGTAGATGTCGCCCATGAGCGCGTGGGCGTGCACATTGTTAGGGAACTGGCGCAACACGTCCGAGCAAGCGCGCATCGCCTCTTCCCACTGTCCGCGCATCCGCAGCAGGTTTGCGTGCGCTAGCCGTGGGTTGACCAACCGTTCCTCTTCCTCAATCAACAGCGGGTCGTCGGTACCAGAGGTCACGGGTAGACCACACTCAGGGCAGTGAGTTGCGTCTTTGCTCAACGGTGCGAGGCAATGGTCGCAGAAATTCATGTTTCTCCCCCTCTGCTGCTACTTGTATGTGGAGACTCCTGTGCTGCCGAAGCCGCCTTCGGCGCGCTCGGTTTCAGGAAGACTTTTTACCTCCTGCCAGACCGCCTGTACTACTGGTGCCACTACCAGCTGTGCAATGCGGTCGCCACGCCGAATGGTAATCGGCTCCTGTCCCAGGTTGATCAGGATCACCTGTATCACTCCTCGATAGTCGCTGTCTATTGTGCCCGGCGCGTTGACCATGCTCAGTCCGTATCGGTCAGCCAGTCCGCTGCGCGGGCGAACCTGCGCCTCGTATCCGGGCGGCAGAGCGATTCGGATGCCCGTGCTGATGCGGCGTCGTTCGCCGGGGTGGATGACAACAGGTTCTCGTACCGCTGCATATAGGTCTGCCCCCGCCGACCCGGGCGTTGCATACTGGGGCAGGGGCAGGTCGGCTGCATCAGGCTCCCGTTGTATTAGAACATCGATGTGCACGCAAAGTTCCCTCCTGACGAAGTTACCTGCACACTGTATTGTGCCATGAATGGGAACGGTTTGGCAATGTGAAATCGCATCCAATACGATTCTTGCTATCTCCTTCTGAGAGAGAGGCTCTTGCTGAGCGTTCGTATCCTTTTAAGGGTGCGTCAGCACCCGAAGCACTTTCCAACGAGGTTTGCACACTACCGGGCACTAAAGTTTGCCTGCGTACTTTCTGATAATTACTCATGCTAGATATTTCTGGGGAGGTTGCGTCCTATGCACCTTATCTTTGCGCCAGCCATCCGCTGGATGGAACGCCTGTCTCTGGCGAAGAAGATGCTTACAGTAGCAGCAGTGTGCACCGTGCCGTTGATAGTCTTCTCTTACCAGATCTTGCAGACAACCGGAGAGAATATCCAGTTTGCGCAGCGTGAAAAGGAGGGCACTGCTTTCCTCAAGCCCACCTTCAGCCTGTTACAACATGTTCAGCAGCATCGAGGTGCGGCAGCGGCTTTGCTAGCGGGTGACCGTTCCTTCCAGACTACCGTGGAGCAGAAGGCTCAGGCTATCGAACAGGATATTCAGGCAATCGACAGCGCAGATAGGCGGTACGGAGCACGGTTTGGAGTATCTCAGCAATGGCAGCAGTGGAAACAAGGGTGGCAGGAGCTGCGTCGAAACCTGCATCATCTTTCGGTAACGCGGTCTACCGAACAGCATACCGCGCTGGTTCAGCAACTGCTACAGATACAACAAGCCATAGCCGATGCTTCCAGCATGAGCCTGGACCCTGAAATCGATACCTACTATGTGATGTACACCTTTGCTTTTGTATTACCCCCTGCTACTGAATATATGGGGCAAGCGCGAGCTATAGGCGCGGGCGCTATTGCTTCCAAAGACATCTCCACGACACGTGACAGACTCGTTGCCCTGTCCAGCCTGATACAGGATAGGGTAGCAACAACCCATACCAGCATCGACAAGGTAATACACGCCGACCCGACGTTGCGTTCCCGCCTGGGAGAGGCACACAGGCAATACCAGGTCGCAGTGGACAAGTTCACAACTGTGCTAAATGATAGGTTGCTCAAAGGAGAAGTCGCCGGCATAACATCACAGGACTATTTTCGTCTGGCGACAGAAGCCATCGACTGTCAGTTTGCCCTGATAAACCAGCTGAGCCAGCAGTTCGACGTCCTCCTGGACAGGCGCATTGCCCGTCTCAACATGCGTCGGTACAGCATGCTGATGATTGCGCTTGTTCCGGTGCTCATAGCGGCGTGGTTATACGGAGGTTTCTATCTGGCTATAAGACGCGGAGTGCAGCAACTGCTTTACATCTCACAGAGGATGGCTGTTGGCGACCTGCAGCTGGAGATGAAAATGACTGGCAGCAAGGAAGAGATAAACCAAATTAGCCAGGCGCTGGGGAGCGTGTTACACTACATGCAACAGCTGGCGCATGCCAGTCAACGCATCGCGCAGGGCGATCTGACAGTTCAACTCTCGCCCCAGTCTGAGCGAGATGCGCTGGGCAATGCCTTTGCGGAGATGACGCGGAGCTTACGTCAGATGGTCTGCCAGCTGGGATCTGGAGCGGAACAGTTATCCTCCTTCGCCCAACAGATCAGTTCCGCCTCAGTACACTCGGCGCAAGCATCTGGAGAGGTTGCGCGGGGCAGCGAGCAACTCGCCCAGCAAGCCACTGAAGCCGCTCAGGCGATGGACAACCTCGACCGAGCCATCCGCACCGTGCAACAGGGCAGCGAAACGCAACGCGAAGCCGCCCAGCAAGCGGAAGAGGGCATGAGACAGGCTGCCCAGGCGGTGGAAGAGGTCGCACGCTCCGCCCAGCAGATGGCTGCCTCCGCCCAGCAAGCCAGCGCCATCGCCCAGCAGGGTG encodes:
- a CDS encoding multidrug ABC transporter substrate-binding protein, whose product is MNFVENFQIALRSLLANKLRSSLTMLGIIIGVGAVIAMISVAQGAREQTMQRIQQLGTNVLVVFPGQQRMGAAFGGFGSMQILKPDDVDAIRRSCPSVRAASPEVRRNAQVKYKNRNTNTNISGVSPEYSEIRNYPVQQGRFITQREVDSMARVCVIGQTVYENLFNGSSCIGKTIRIRGIGFKVVGLLAPKGAQGFGNPDDVIFVPYTTAMRRLFGMDFINSISVQAVSEERMNAAYQEVEALMRRRQRLNPGQDNNFRIMNQAEFVQTAEDVSRTFTMLLAGIASVSLLVGGIGIMNIMLVSVTERTREIGIRKAVGAKRRDILLQFLIEAMTLSLVGGLIGIGAGLGASYVLASTSGWQVHVTLQPILLAFGFSAAVGIFFGIYPAQKASALNPIEALRYE
- the dut gene encoding deoxyuridine 5'-triphosphate nucleotidohydrolase, encoding MHIDVLIQREPDAADLPLPQYATPGSAGADLYAAVREPVVIHPGERRRISTGIRIALPPGYEAQVRPRSGLADRYGLSMVNAPGTIDSDYRGVIQVILINLGQEPITIRRGDRIAQLVVAPVVQAVWQEVKSLPETERAEGGFGSTGVSTYK